In the Paramisgurnus dabryanus chromosome 5, PD_genome_1.1, whole genome shotgun sequence genome, one interval contains:
- the mymk gene encoding protein myomaker isoform X2 encodes MGAFIAKMLLPTISSLAFLPAASVAAKRGFHMEAMVYFFTMFFTAIYHACDGPGLSILCIMKYEILEYFTVYGTAISMWVTLLALGDFDEPKRSSLTMFGVLTAAVRIYQDRWGYGIYSGPIGTAVFMITVKWLQKMKEKKGLYPDKSVYTQQVGPGCCFGALALMLRFYFEEWEYAYVHSFYHVSLAVSFILLLPKKNRYAGTGRNAAKLNCYTLCCCV; translated from the exons ATGGGAGCGTTTATTGCCAAGATGTTGTTGCCCACCATCAGCAGTCTGGCGTTCTTGCCTGCAGCCAGTGTGGCCGCAAAGAGAGGCTTCCACATGGAGGCCATGGTCTATTTCTTTACAATGTTCTTCACAGCG ATTTATCATGCATGTGATGGACCGGGACTGTCCATACTCTGTATTATGAAGTATGAGATACTGGAGTACTTCACCGTGTATGGAACAGCCATCTCTATGTGGGTCACACTGTTAG CACTGGGAGATTTCGATGAACCCAAGCGCTCATCACTTACAATGTTTGGGGTGCTGACTGCAGCTGTGAGGATCTACCAAGACAGATGGGGCTACGGCATCTATTCTGGTCCCATCGGTACAGCTGTCTTTATGATAACAGTGAAATGG TTGCAAAAAATGAAGGAAAAGAAAGGACTTTATCCAGACAAAAGCGTTTACACTCAACAAGTAGGACCGGGATGCTGTTTTGGTGCTCTTGCTTTAATGCTTCGCTTCTATTTCGAG GAGTGGGAATATGCTTACGTCCACAGTTTCTACCATGTGTCATTGGCTGTTTCTTTTATTCTGCTCCTGCCCAAGAAGAACCGGTACGCCGGAACGGGACGAAACGCGGCCAAGCTCAACTGCTACACCCTCTGCTGCTGTGTATGA
- the mymk gene encoding protein myomaker isoform X1, with amino-acid sequence MGAFIAKMLLPTISSLAFLPAASVAAKRGFHMEAMVYFFTMFFTAIYHACDGPGLSILCIMKYEILEYFTVYGTAISMWVTLLALGDFDEPKRSSLTMFGVLTAAVRIYQDRWGYGIYSGPIGTAVFMITVKWLQKMKEKKGLYPDKSVYTQQVGPGCCFGALALMLRFYFEEWEYAYVHSFYHVSLAVSFILLLPKKNRYAGTGRNAAKLNCYTLCCCTSQPPMKEKARTVWTTPQKLWKRTGGPGLPLHKSQPRTM; translated from the exons ATGGGAGCGTTTATTGCCAAGATGTTGTTGCCCACCATCAGCAGTCTGGCGTTCTTGCCTGCAGCCAGTGTGGCCGCAAAGAGAGGCTTCCACATGGAGGCCATGGTCTATTTCTTTACAATGTTCTTCACAGCG ATTTATCATGCATGTGATGGACCGGGACTGTCCATACTCTGTATTATGAAGTATGAGATACTGGAGTACTTCACCGTGTATGGAACAGCCATCTCTATGTGGGTCACACTGTTAG CACTGGGAGATTTCGATGAACCCAAGCGCTCATCACTTACAATGTTTGGGGTGCTGACTGCAGCTGTGAGGATCTACCAAGACAGATGGGGCTACGGCATCTATTCTGGTCCCATCGGTACAGCTGTCTTTATGATAACAGTGAAATGG TTGCAAAAAATGAAGGAAAAGAAAGGACTTTATCCAGACAAAAGCGTTTACACTCAACAAGTAGGACCGGGATGCTGTTTTGGTGCTCTTGCTTTAATGCTTCGCTTCTATTTCGAG GAGTGGGAATATGCTTACGTCCACAGTTTCTACCATGTGTCATTGGCTGTTTCTTTTATTCTGCTCCTGCCCAAGAAGAACCGGTACGCCGGAACGGGACGAAACGCGGCCAAGCTCAACTGCTACACCCTCTGCTGCTGT ACATCGCAACCGCCAATGAAAGAGAAAGCACGGACTGTCTGGACCACTCCTCAAAAACTCTGGAAGCGGACCGGTGGTCCTGGCCTACCATTACACAAATCTCAGCCACGCACCATGTAA